A stretch of Fusarium fujikuroi IMI 58289 draft genome, chromosome FFUJ_chr10 DNA encodes these proteins:
- a CDS encoding related to het-6-heterokaryon incompatibility protein codes for MASFLVLLTLITDMYVETGLAGVKMSVETCQGGANQEERNHDIFTDLTMDVQPFALFPYEPLKSDELRLLHVEPGNTGLIRVELRTVKSRTLQRFWALSYVWGARENPATILLNDQPFSITRNLYNALYQYRRHVFQGYGSEKAMLWVDAICINQNDQTEKSIQVPRMSEIYGQCERVLACLGPVDNDEESHVCRLAEKLKHFQSPADSASQDLSEDDRITAFMKSGRFAETAAIEVESVRKALRSIGHRPWFRRIWILQEAVLAKRQPILLCGAHELGYEIFFKTWVLMLNPSEDGQLLYSFMAENPVRFKAIELVYKNILQARSENTPEEAKDTASQEKQCALDIVKLLNETTELEATVAHDRLYALIGLLDCDPLPSALQPDYTQSFEELCYKFTMFVLEKTQDIRILNLGTVGNLQTVPSWTPDPRNSWTARSNLTPSPGKCFNVSEDGRTLTMPAIALGQCVSVCKPITPDPDTGAVSPAAFLQFDEAVVKVAAAIRRVARMEVMTEWFKFHLSDIYTEERLTQNPIIVQRVMMAYVCMIHGQPLSALGTRFGTEKQLQGAYGMVTDPIFQQSLVGCSNFVLQDGTVGQLLHGDAVAAVEDAICAFPGLSTLFLIRRSDDGKCKIVGQVSKWENIGASLPADQLESYRRSFEAAHLGRDVDSVVRMVSIV; via the coding sequence ATGGCAAGTTTCCTTGTCTTACTCACCTTGATTACCGATATGTACGTTGAGACTGGACTTGCAGGGGTGAAAATGTCAGTGGAGACTTGTCAGGGCGGGGCAAACCAGGAGGAGAGAAATCATGACATCTTCACCGACCTCACCATGGATGTTCAACCTTTTGCTCTCTTTCCTTACGAGCCCCTAAAATCCGACGAGTTACGCTTATTGCACGTAGAACCTGGCAACACCGGCTTGATACGCGTCGAACTCAGAACCGTTAAATCCCGCACGTTGCAAAGATTCTGGGCTCTGTCTTACGTTTGGGGTGCAAGAGAAAACCCCGCCACCATCCTTCTGAATGATCAGCCATTCAGCATCACAAGAAACTTGTACAATGCTCTTTATCAGTATCGCCGTCATGTTTTTCAGGGCTACGGCAGTGAAAAGGCAATGCTCTGGGTAGACGCCATTTGCATCAACCAGAATGACCAGACTGAAAAGTCAATTCAAGTTCCCCGCATGTCAGAGATCTACGGCCAATGTGAGCGTGTGTTGGCGTGTTTGGGCCCGGTTGATAATGATGAGGAAAGCCATGTTTGCAGATTggccgagaagctgaagcacTTCCAGTCACCTGCAGATTCAGCCAGTCAAGACCTGTCTGAAGATGACCGAATCACAGCATTCATGAAGTCCGGACGTTTTGCTGAGACAGCCGCAATTGAAGTCGAGTCTGTGCGGAAGGCTTTAAGATCCATTGGTCATCGCCCATGGTTCCGAAGGATCtggattcttcaagaagctgtccTAGCAAAGAGACAGCCGATCTTGCTATGCGGAGCTCATGAGCTGGGGTAcgagatcttcttcaagacttgggtcttgatgttgaatCCATCGGAGGATGGACAGCTGCTCTACTCGTTCATGGCGGAGAACCCGGTCAGGTTCAAAGCCATTGAGCTGGTGTACAAGAACATTCTACAAGCCAGAAGCGAAAACaccccagaagaagcaaaagacacCGCGAGTCAGGAAAAGCAGTGCGCTCTAGACATCGTGAAGTTGCTCAATGAGACGACAGAACTGGAAGCTACGGTGGCTCATGATCGTTTGTACGCACTCATTGGCCTATTGGATTGTGATCCTCTACCTTCAGCACTTCAGCCGGACTACACACAGTCTTTCGAGGAACTCTGCTACAAATTTACAATGTTCGTTCTTGAGAAAACTCAAGATATCCGCATCTTGAACCTGGGAACTGTCGGGAACCTCCAAACCGTTCCCTCGTGGACACCAGATCCCCGAAATAGCTGGACAGCAAGGTCCAATTTAACTCCCAGTCCTGGGAAGTGCTTCAATGTTTCTGAGGATGGTAGGACTCTCACCATGCCAGCTATCGCCCTTGGCCAATGTGTGTCTGTCTGCAAGCCTATCACTCCTGATCCCGATACTGGTGCCGTATCGCCGGCGGCGTTTCTGCAATTTGATGAGGCTGTGGTCAAAGTTGCAGCAGCTATAAGAAGAGTTGCTCGCATGGAAGTCATGACCGAGTGGTTCAAGTTTCATCTGTCAGACATATACACCGAAGAGCGGTTGACTCAAAATCCCATCATCGTGCAGAGAGTCATGATGGCTTATGTGTGCATGATCCATGGTCAACCACTGTCCGCACTGGGGACAAGATTTGGAACAGAAAAACAGTTGCAAGGCGCATATGGAATGGTCACAGACCCAATTTTTCAACAGAGTTTGGTTGGGTGTAGTAACTTTGTGCTACAAGATGGAACAGTGGGACAGTTACTTCACGGTGACGCAGTAGCAGCTGTTGAGGATGCAATTTGCGCTTTTCCGGGTCTATCAACTCTTTTTCTCATACGGAGAAGTGACGATGGAAAATGTAAGATTGTTGGGCAGGTTTCAAAGTGGGAGAATATTGGAGCAAGTTTACCTGCGGATCAGCTTGAGAGCTACCGTCGGTCTTTTGAAGCTGCACATTTGGGAAGAGACGTCGATAGTGTCGTTAGAATGGTAAGTATTGTGTAG
- a CDS encoding related to ankyrin (reviewed:yes 1), giving the protein MRPRSVIRPTEKSTDLQLKEEETTESTTLTETEKTEDGSRGSVAAESETGLADSKTENQKIYNDWDCNSDQLPKKSHEFVSASTIYMPYLSYFTYCRHWDSRLLSHDWDLKQGHDHYEELLDTYKGKDEQQHGSPTLDERYYQFAGEDNEAINDQSCRNESQIVSKYLRENERAGDMGIEREPNQRTVVRVNQVWIWAFSTNCVITATSSPLGGSPDLLVEEILNSLSKQGEYGGSGAQPATASELVPAIIDHCIGSYERRSNDGERISVGQTLSHYINRIGRKETTPFDDFRTWSPNEHQQKKTPNDKGKQSFQVESLIGGPSLSTTIETKTTQTARQTHNHGHDSVPRSSITSNSPTLLDAE; this is encoded by the exons ATGAGGCCCCGGTCTGTGATCAGACCGACGGAGAAGTCAACGGACCTCCAgttaaaagaagaagagacaacaGAATCTACTACACTCACAGAAACGGAAAAAACGGAAGATGGAAGTCGGGGATCGGTAGCTGCGGAGAGCGAGACCGGTCTCGCCGACTCGAAGACAGAGAATCAGAAGATCTACAATGACTGGGACTGCAATTCTGACCAGCTTCCAAAGAAGTCTCACGAATTCGTGTCTGCATCTACCATCTAT ATGCCATACCTATCCTATTTTACTTATTGTAGACATTGGGATTCGAGACTACTCTCACACGACTGGGATCTAAAACAAGGACATGATCATTACGAAGAGCTGTTGGATACGTACAAGGGGAAGGATGAACAACAACACGGTTCGCCAACTCTTGATGAACGGTACTACCAATTCGCTGGAGAAGACAACGAAGCCATAAACGACCAGAGCTGTAGGAATGAGAGCCAGATTGTGAGCAAGTATCTCAGAGAGAATGAGAGAGCAGGGGATATGGGCATTGAGAGAGAGCCTAATCAGCGGACAGTTGTACGTGTTAACCAAGTCTGGATCTGGGCTTTTTCAACAA ACTGTGTCATTACAGCTACCTCATCACCATTAGGTGGCAGCCCTGATTTACTTGTCGAAGAGATCCTGAATTCTCTAAGCAAACAGGGAGAATACGGCGGTAGTGGAGCACAGCCTGCGACCGCGTCTGAACTAGTACCAGCGATAATCGATCATTGCATCGGCTCGTACGAGAGAAGATCCAACGATGGCGAGCGTATCTCCGTTGGACAAACCTTGTCTCACTATATCAACAGAATT GGCAGGAAGGAAACCACTCCATTCGATGACTTCCGTACATGGTCGCCAAACGAACATCAACAGAAGAAAACCCCAAACGACAAAGGGAAACAATCTTTTCAGGTTGAAAGCTTGATTGGAGGGCCGAGCCTATCAACTACCATAGAAACCAAAACAACGCAGACGGCCAGGCAGACTCACAACCACGGCCATGATTCAGTGCCGCGATCGTCGATTACGTCAAACTCTCCAACGCTGTTAGATGCTGAGTAG
- a CDS encoding related to small s protein, protein MTTRFTTTIADMQSKIPGGNLSKDEIALKELVKECSSISDELQNLLAELKAKKPNSESLERLNQLLIYGQSNEAEITSLRRNIDALRSGLQVKFLSLDALEQIREMFSLSDRATLKVRGSCILSALRFDSMDERYDNVAKAHDKTFEWIFDSSNSDDDSDDPEDNGRSFYSHHTTSYKPMENYGARDNFVDWIEHGSGISHISGKPGSGKSTLMKYLCQQGETKQYLDICAADKSLVFGKFFFWNPGTTLQKSLRVTFDSSDDIMLAFTDLIGRDEVYRNHKLVFFIDGLDEFHGHHASLIKELLRWTLARPTDVKMCVSSREWPIFEEAFKSFPNFRLHELARSDVSRIVRDRLKNNDTYQKLAAADKLARFESNLVDRSDGVFLWLKLILQNIEDGLLSGDRLSQLQNKVKTLPTELNDLFQHLLNSVHPCDRKEAYLILSVALECPPAWPIFRISFLEEYIENHDFALSQRFEQLKEDQIVDRLERARKKIYGKCKGLLEIQLVTYPKYSLPVDQTLRESVQFTHRSIIEFLESDQTKREFTIELKGLDILDALCHTFLAHIQAATMDEHYYRDRHGASNLDNDLAFPWGDLIYVLPPPSLDYDICTLLGAYAAKNDAADSSRFTEFLDNVVEVAEDLFSTPSQFQFVDINWIRGDLIHHTIQASFACKMGLFSASYGITDYALQEHSIGIDGVRKHITLPLLVQAVCQGALSSHAERNSIARGLKRIVNV, encoded by the exons ATGACGACGCGGTTCACCACGACCATTGCCGACATGCAAAGCAAGATACCAGGCGGAAATCTGAGCAAGGATGAAATAGCTTTGAAAGAGCTTGTTAAAGAATGCAGCAGCATCTCAGACGAGCTTCAGAACCTGCTTGCAGAgctgaaggccaagaagccgAATTCA GAATCTCTAGAGCGTCTCAACCAGTTGCTAATATATGGCCAGTCTAACGAAGCTGAGATCACGTCTCTTCGCCGGAACATAGATGCCCTTCGCTCTGGGCTACAGGTCAAGTTCCTCAGCCTCGACGCCCTGGAGCAGATTCGGGAGATGTTCAGTTTGTCAGACCGTGCGACGTTGAAGGTGCGGGGAAGTTGCATCCTTAGTGCCTTACGGTTCGACTCGATGGATGAGAGATACGATAATGTGGCCAAGGCCCACGATAAGACGTTCGAGTGGATATTCGACTCATCCAATAGTGACGACGATAGTGACGACCCTGAGGACAATGGTCGTTCGTTTTACAGCCATCACACCACATCTTACAAACCAATGGAAAATTACGGAGCTCGTGACAACTTCGTTGACTGGATCGAACACGGCAGCGGCATCTCCCATATCTCTGGAAAGCCAGGCTCAGGAAAgtcgaccttgatgaaaTATTTGTGTCAGCAGGGGGAAACCAAGCAGTATCTCGATATCTGTGCTGCAGACAAGTCGCTTGTATTTGGTAAATTCTTCTTTTGGAATCCCGGCACAACTCTACAGAAGAGCCTGAGGG TCACGTTTGATTCCTCGGATGATATCATGCTCGCCTTTACAGATCTCATTGGCCGCGACGAGGTGTATCGCAACCACAAGcttgtcttcttcattgACGGCTTGGATGAGTTTCACGGGCACCATGCATCACTAATAAAGGAACTGCTGCGATGGACTTTAGCAAGACCTACAGATGTGAAGATGTGCGTCTCGAGCCGAGAATGGCCCATTTTCGAAGAGGCATTCAAGAGTTTCCCAAATTTCCGCTTGCACGAGCTGGCGCGATCTGACGTGTCACGAATTGTGCGAGACAGGCTGAAAAATAACGACACCTACCAGAAATTGGCAGCTGCTGATAAATTAGCACGCTTTGAGTCTAATCTTGTTGATAGATCGGACGGCGTATTTTTGTGGCTCAAGCTGATCTTGCAAAACATTGAGGACGGGCTCCTGAGCGGAGATAGACTGTCGCAGTTGCAGAACAAGGTCAAAACGCTTCCAACTGAGTTGAATGACCTATTCCAGCACCTTCTTAACTCTGTTCATCCGTGTGATCGAAAGGAGGCatacttgatcttgtcagTCGCGCTTGAGTGCCCTCCCGCTTGGCCCATCTTCCGCATCTCCTTTTTGGAAGAGTACATCGAGAATCATGATTTTGCTCTCAGTCAAAGATTTGAGCAGCTCAAAGAAGACCAGATAGTGGACCGGTTGGAGCGAGCCCGGAAGAAGATCTACGGTAAATGCAAAGGGCTGCTCGAGATACAGTTAGTGACGTATCCCAAATATTCGCTGCCGGTCGACCAAACCCTGAGAGAGTCTGTTCAATTCACGCACAGATCCATTATTGAATTTCTCGAAAGCGACCAGACTAAGCGAGAATTTACTATTGAGTTAAAAGGGCTCGATATTTTAGATGCCCTTTGTCACACGTTCCTGGCGCATATCCAAGCTGCCACCATGGACGAGCACTATTATCGAGATCGTCACGGGGCTTCTAATTTAGACAATGATTTGGCCTTCCCCTGGGGTGATCTAATCTACGTGCTTCCTCCTCCAAGCCTAGATTATGATATCTGCACTCTCTTAGGAGCATATGCTGCAAAGAACGACGCCGCAGACTCTTCGAGATTCACAGAATTTTTAGATAACGTAGTCGAGGTAGCCGAGGACCTATTCTCCACCCCATCGCAATTTCAGTTTGTCGACATCAACTGGATAAGGGGTGATTTGATCCACCACACGATACAAGCCAGCTTTGCGTGTAAGATGGGCCTCTTCAGTGCTTCGTACGGCATAACCGACTATGCTCTTCAGGAACACTCAATTGGCATAGACGGAGTACGAAAACATATTACACTGCCCCTGCTGGTACAGGCTGTATGTCAGGGTGCACTATCGAGCCATGCAGAACGAAATAGTATCGCTCGAGGGCTTAAAAGGATCGTGAATGTCTAA
- a CDS encoding related to peroxisomal amine oxidase (copper-containing), protein MPQPHPLIPLSVGETNLARDVIRAAYPQNVLKFRVIYLEEPAKKILAPYLDLEHAGKITSSTPRPAREARVHFDTAHGGKPPQSHEAIIDLNTRKIKQIESIRADAQAAFTSEELDDVRIICRDSPIFKERIAKFNLPQGFEVVVEPWPYGGLDAADDPNRRHMQALIYAADSKNRECNFWGYPLPIIPVIDAETREIIRIHEVATGGGNDPHTFAEGDYAKFNIDHMTPSEYVPELLPGGLRRDLKELNVVQPSGPSFNVEDSNVINWQKWSMRATFNPREGAVLHDVRFDGRSVLYRLSISDMTVPYADPRPPFHRKQAFDFGDGTLGDACNNLQLGCDCLGVIKYFDGVLVDHSGTARTTKNVICLHEQDNGINWKHTNWRTGRAVVTRRRELVVQFIITLANYEYIFNYIFDQAGAITVQARATGIVSSVLIEEGKTAPWGNVVSPGILAQNHQHIFCVRIDPAIDGHKNTLVQTESLPMRIDARTNPNGNAYQVVTTPITASAGLDANPFTDRTFKVQNMDKLNPISGQPVGYKILAPVTRPLLADPNSTQAKRARFAQRHLWVTKHKDNEFYAGGRYTLQSVSEVEGVADAADRNDDVFQQDIVLWSVFGLTHNPRVEDWPVMPVEILDLHIKPADFFTANPAIDVPGRKNFTSQLTKAEKAEEASCCAEDKPRL, encoded by the exons AtgcctcagcctcatcctctTATTCCTCTGTCAGTTGGCGAGACAAATCTGGCCCGCGATGTCATTCGTGCTGCTTATCCCCAGAATGTCCTGAAGTTCCGGGTCATCTACCTTGAGGAGCCGGCGAAGAAGATCCTGGCGCCGTATTTAGATCTTGAACATGCTGGAAAGATTACCAGCTCTACACCCAGGCCTGCTCGCGAGGCTCGAGTTCATTTTGACACAGCTCATGGTGGCAAGCCCCCACAATCGCATGAGGCTATCATCGATTTGAACACAAGAAAGATCAAGCAGATTGAGTCCATCCGCGCCGATGCTCAGGCAGCCTTTACAAG TGAGGAGCTCGATGACGTGCGAATCATCTGCCGAGACTCGCCCATCTTCAAGGAGCGCATCGCCAAGTTCAACCTCCCCCAAGGCTTCGAAGTCGTCGTTGAGCCGTGGCCATATGGTGGTCTCGACGCCGCTGACGACCCCAACCGCAGACACATGCAAGCCCTGATCTACGCTGCCGATAGTAAAAACCGCGAATGCAACTTCTGGGGATATCCTCTCCCCATCATCCCCGTTATTGACGCCGAGACACGCGAAATCATCCGCATCCACGAGGTCGCGACTGGCGGAGGCAATGACCCTCACACTTTCGCTGAAGGTGACTACGCCAAATTCAACATCGATCACATGACGCCTTCAGAATATGTCCCTGAACTTCTGCCAGGCGGTCTTCGAAGAGATCTGAAGGAGCTCAATGTTGTTCAGCCTTCGGGACCCAGCTTCAATGTTGAGGACTCCAATGTGATTAATTGGCAAAAGTGGAGCATGCGAGCAACTTTTAACCCTCGCGAGGGTGCGGTGCTACATGATGTCCGTTTCGACGGCCGAAGTGTTCTTTACAGACTGTCTATCAGCGATATGACAGTTCCTTATGCGGACCCTCGACCTCCGTTTCATCGAAAGCAGGCTTTTGACTTTGGTGATGGAACACTTGGAGATGCTTGTAATAATCTGCAGCTCGGGTGCGATTGTTTGGGTGTCATCAAG TATTTTGATGGAGTCTTGGTTGATCACAGTGGTACAGCTCGCACGACCAAGAATGTCATCTGCCTTCATGAGCAAGACAACGGAATTAACTGGAAGCATACAAACTGGCGCACTGGCCGTGCTGTCGTGACCCGCAGGCGAGAGCTCGTGGTGcagttcatcatcaccctAGCCAACTATGAATACATCTTCAAC TATATCTTCGACCAAGCAGGAGCCATCACAGTCCAAGCCCGAGCCACTGGCATCGTCTCCTCCGTCCTCATAGAAGAGGGCAAGACCGCTCCATGGGGCAACGTCGTAAGCCCCGGGATCCTCGCCCAAAACCACCAACACATTTTCTGCGTACGCATCGACCCCGCCATCGACGGCCACAAGAACACCCTCGTCCAGACAGAATCCCTCCCCATGCGCATCGATGCCCGTACCAACCCTAACGGCAACGCCTACCAGGTCGTCACCACCCCGATAACAGCCTCAGCAGGTCTTGACGCAAACCCCTTCACAGACAGGACCTTCAAGGTGCAGAATATGGATAAGCTTAATCCGATCAGTGGACAGCCTGTGGGGTATAAGATTCTTGCGCCAGTTACGAGGCCGTTGCTTGCGGATCCGAATTCCACGCAGGCGAAACGAGCGAGATTTGCGCAGAGACACCTGTGGGTTACCAAGCATAAAGATAATGAATTCTATGCTGGTGGGCGATATACTCTGCAATCGGTCTCGGAGGTTGAGGGCGTTGCGGATGCTGCTGATAggaatgatgatgttttCCAGCAGGACATCGTGCTATGGAGTGTGTTTGGACTTACTCATAATCCGAGAGTAGAGGACTGGCCAGTCAT GCCCGtcgagattcttgatcttcaCATCAAGCCTGCCGATTTCTTTACGGCAAACCCGGCAATTGATGTGCCCGGCAGGAAGAACTTTACGTCACAGCTGACAAAGGCCGAAAAGGCCGAAGAGGCTTCATGCTGCGCTGAAGATAAGCCTCGCCTGTAG
- a CDS encoding choline permease yields the protein MKNHDADLARDAAQLAALGHKQELERNFSFVSMFGLAFSILNSWTALASSLSVGLPSGGPTAVIWGLVTAGVGSLSLAVSNAEFLSCYPTSAGQYHWAAIISPPKWVAIVSWVTGWVNVSGWVALSASGGVLGGQLFLGIITMYDPDFAPTRWQYFLLFLLYTFLGFFLNLFLASGLPMMTKIALIWSVCGLLATTITVLATSAPDFQPASFVFGEFINSTGWPGGVAFLLGLLQGGLGLTGFDAVAHMIEEIPQPCIRGPRIMVACVAMGLATGFAFLVCLLFVIKDVDAVVASPTGPLVEIYLQATNSKAGTVCLLLFPMICLVFGTLGIMATSTRIVYAFARDGGLPFSRVFAKVDQRWGIPVNALLLTNAIVIIFGLVYLGSTSALNAILSAAVIALAISYAVTPAINCLQGRKGLLDNRPFVVPEWLGWICNLVGIAYTIVITIFLLFPPVSDVTASNMNYAVVAFAVIIIVSSIQWLVDGRHNFKGPTFDEDALFVSGIEETSGNKNVEDNDSKVNKIDAEV from the exons ATGAAGAATCACGACGCTGATTTGGCACGCGATGCCGCTCAACTCGCAGCGCTAGGCCATAAGCAGGAACTAGAGAGAAATTTCTCCTTTGTCTCTATGTTTGGCCTTGCCTTTTCGATCCTCAATTCCTGGACTGCTCTTGCGTCGAGCTTATCTGTTGGTCTTCCTAGCGGTGGTCCTACAGCTGTTATTTGGGGATTGGTCACTGCTGGAGTGGGCAGTTTGTCGCTTGCTGTTTCGAACGCCGAGTTTCTTTCTTGTTATCCTACCAGTGCTGGGCAGTATCATTGGGCAGCTATCATATCGCCTCCTAAATGGGTAGCGATTGTCTCGTGGGTTACTGGTTGGGTTAATGTTAGTGGATGGGTTGCGCTGTCTGCTTCTGGTGGTGTTTTGGGCGGACAATTGTTTCTCGGTATCATCACCATGTACGACCCCGACTTCGCACCGACACGATGGCAGTACTTCTTGCTGTTTCTTCTATACACATTCCTCGGGTTCTTTCTCAACCTGTTTCTGGCTTCTGGAttgccgatgatgacaaAGATCGCGCTGATCTGGTCAGTTTGCGGTCTCCTCGCCACTACCATCACTGTCTTGGCCACTAGTGCCCCTGACTTTCAGCCAGCTAGCTTCGTCTTTGGAGAGTTCATCAACTCGACTGGCTGGCCTGGGGGTGTCGCATTCCTCTTGGGTCTCTTGCAAGGTGGCCTTGGCCTTACAGGTTTCGATGCCGTTGCGCATATGATTGAAGAGATTCCCCAGCCTTGTATTCGTGGACCTCGCATCATGGTCGCTTGCGTCGCTATGGGTCTGGCTACAGGCTTTGCTTTCCTTGTCTGtcttctttttgtcatcAAAGATGTAGACGCCGTCGTCGCCTCCCCAACTGGTCCTCTCGTCGAGATCTACTTGCAGgccaccaacagcaaggcTGGTACTGTTTGCCTCCTACTATTCCCCATGATCTGCCTTGTATTTGGCACCCTTGGCATCATGGCCACAAGTACCCGTATTGTTTACGCCTTTGCTCGCGATGGAGGCCTGCCATTTTCTAGAGTGTTCGCTAAGGTTGATCAGCGATGGGGCATTCCAGTCAATGCCCTCTTGCTCACCAACGcaatcgtcatcatctttggACTCGTCTATCTTGGATCAACCAGTGCCCTCAACGCCATTTTGTCAGCTGCTGTTATCGCTCTCGCTATCTCATATGCCGTCACTCCTGCTATCAATTGTCTGCAAGGACGCAAGGGACTATTGGATAACCGACCGTTTGTAGTGCCAGAGTGGCTGGGCTGGATCTGCAATCTT GTTGGCATCGCCTACACGAtcgtcatcaccatcttcctcctcttccctCCCGTTAGCGATGTTACAGCCTCCAACATGAACTATGCTGTAGTCGCATTTGCAGTCATCATAATTGTTTCCTCGATCCAATGGTTAGTCGATGGAAGGCATAACTTCAAGGGGCCTACTTTCGACGAAGATGCGCTGTTTGTCAGCGGAATCGAAGAAACCAGTGGAAATAAGAACGTAGAGGATAATGACTCAAAGGTCAACAAGATAGATGCAGAGGTCTAG
- a CDS encoding related to integral membrane protein, whose product MSGNNSTPSLPPDVLNHNEGPSLIIVSAVSIPFALGVVAIRVWARHRKRMALERDDFMILLSLPLLWATAGVAIASVTYGGVGKPLAVNMMQDPNRLGRAQLCLVLTEFVYGTVLCTIKVGILLMYYRIFPTKSMRIGGYILGGMTFSWWIGIIFASIFQCSPVDKAWKPFMKDGTCLDKNKFFIGNSIPNIVMDAMIIALPVFEVSKVQVPRSQKIAIAGIFLLGGLIVIISCIRLKYIVALLQAGQEADFTKLISTPWIWTVIEPSVGLLCACLPTMQPLLYVLFGRFITKTTQDRSKEGIITIGGSGQKSADRQKGPVKDGPFRRLHDNDSAEEPVLWPETYHNQHSTVVEHSKGVAVDEIPLGTIAVKKDIRWEES is encoded by the exons ATGTCTGGCAATAACTCGACTCCATCTCTTCCGCCTGATGTCTTAAATCATAATGAAGGGCCTTCTCTCATCATAGTAAGCGCAGTCTCTATACCCTTCGCTCTCGGCGTTGTGGCTATCAGAGTATGGGCTCGACATCGAAAACGAATGGCCCTCGAACGTGATGATTTCATGATACTCTTGTCATTG CCATTGCTTTGGGCGACTGCTGGAGTTGCAATTGCAT CTGTTACCTATGGCGGCGTTGGCAAACCATTGGCGGTCAACATGATGCAAGACCCAAATCGTCTTGGACGAGCTCAATTG TGTCTGGTTTTAACCGAATTCGTCTACGGCACAGTCCTCTGCACGATAAAAGTTGGCATTCTCTTAATGTACTACCGAATATTCCCGACAAAGTCCATGCGGATCGGCGGCTACATCCTCGGCGGAATGACCTTTTCATGGTGGATAGGAATCATCTTCGCATCCATCTTCCAATGCTCGCCCGTCGACAAAGCCTGGAAGCCATTCATGAAAGACGGTACCTGTCTGGATAAGAACAAATTCTTCATAGGCAACTCGATCCCGAATATCGTGATGGACGCCATGATTATCGCGTTGCCGGTCTTTGAAGTGTCAAAGGTACAGGTTCCGAGATCGCAGAAGATTGCTATCGCCGGAATATTTCTGCTTGGTGGATT GATCGTAATCATCAGTTGCATTCGGCTGAAGTACATTGTGGCACTCCTCCAAGCCGGGCAAGAAGCAGACTTTACGA AACTAATCTCAACGCCCTGGATCTGGACAGTCATTGAACCATCTGTCGGCCTTCTCTGCGCCTGTCTTCCAACGATGCAACCCCTCTTATACGTTCTCTTCGGTCgcttcatcaccaaaactACACAAGATCGTAGTAAAGAAGGGATCATCACCATTGGAGGCAGCGGCCAAAAGTCAGCAGACAGACAGAAAGGTCCCGTTAAGGATGGACCATTTCGCAGACTTCACGACAATGACTCAGCTGAGGAACCTGTTCTGTGGCCGGAGACGTATCACAATCAGCATAGTACTGTGGTGGAGCACTCTAAAGGTGTGGCCGTGGATGAGATTCCTTTAGGAACTATTGCGGTGAAGAAGGATATAAGATGGGAAGAGTCATGA